The DNA region CTGACAAAATCATATTACGTGATTCGCCTGTTTGTGGTAATTGCTGCTTTGGAAATTTTGTCGGTTCTTTTGGTTCTTCCGGATCTTTTGGATCTTTTGGATCTTTTGGATCTTTTGGATCTTTTGGATCTTTTGGATCATTCGGTTCTTTTGGATCTTTTGGGTCTTCCGGTTTGGTTGGAATAATTGGCTTGTTTCCAACTTCAACTATTGCTACATTCTGATTTATCCCTGCTTTGATTGTGACAGGAATTTCTTTCTTATCAAGCTCATATCCATCTGGTGCTTTTGTTTCAATTAATTTATATTCACCAAATGGATGTGATTTCGTTGTGGTACCATGTCCATTTTCAGCAATGATAATATGATCTACTACCATTCCTGCATGGTTATAAACATCAAACTCTGCACCTGAAAGTAATTTTTCTTTATTCGTTGAATCAAATTTAATTACTTCAATTTTACCAACTTCTTCTCCCTGACCTTGACCACCACCACTGACTTCTGGCGTTTGGCTTTCAACATTGCTACCATTATAGTCTTTTCCTGTTAACTCACCTTTATTAGAATACGTTCCTGCTGCACCACCATCTGTGATTTCTGCGTGGTAATAAATTTCAACAACTGGATCTGGATCTGTTAAGTCACCCAAGGAAACTTCAAAACCATTCTCCGTTAATGTTATTTTACTTGCATCAATCATTCTCTCAGGCTCTGCTTTAACAAATTGTCCATTTTCAACATGACCATAATAACCAAAAATTGAATCTGGGATTATTTTTTGGTTTGGTCCTAGCTCATCTTTATAAACGGCTTCCTTGATTTGAAGTGCTTTAGCATTGATTTGAACAACCCAATCAGCATAATCTTTGCCATTTTCGACACCTTGTTCACCTGGAACATAATCTCCAAATTTAGTTAATTCAGAGTTTTCTTCAATTCCTCCTGCCCCGCCAACATTTATCGTGATTTCCCCTTCATCACTGATGTTGATAGTGATTTCTTCACCTTCTTCAACGTTATTCCACGTTGTTGTAAACTCAATTGTTCCCCCACGGTTAATTTCAGGATTGTTTTGATAATAATCAGTAAACGTTACAATAACTTGTCCATTTTCTGGATCAACCACTGCATGACCTAAAACCTCACCATTTTCGTTCGTAATATCAAATTCAGCAGAGGCTGTTGATATTAATTCTTTTGGAAATGGGAACGTCATCGTATCACCTTCTTCGATAACCACATTATCAGGAATTGACCAATCATAATGAACTTTAGTTGTTTCATTAATACCTATGGTTTCACCTGATTTCACCGGCACCCAATTCCCGTTTTCATCTTGGTGTAATAACTCCGTCTTCCCTCCAAAATCTGGGTGATTCGTTACTGCAAAAGCTGTGATACTCCCCACAACTGTTCCAAACAAAAGTAACGTTGTTATTACTACATTAAATACTTTTTTTCTCATGATTATTCCCCTTTTCATTCATCATAACTGACATATATGTACATAACTTACAACTTATCTTAACACTTGCGCTTTATTATATATGAATTATTCCCAAACTTGTCTATTTAGTTTTTCGAAATTTTCAAAAAAAAGAATAATGGTTTTAAAATGATCCATTCAACAACGTTAATTAACAAGACACTAAAAAAACACCTTGTTAAAGGTGTTTTTAGAAGTTATAGATTATTTTCGCTAAGCCATAGTCATTTAATAGAAAGAAACGTGATAGAAAGACTATCAAGACGACTGTAATGACTTGGAACTTAATCGGTGATTTGATATTAAACAGTGATAATCTACTATTGATTAAGGAACAAGTTTTCCAGATGATTAAGCCAATTATCAACCCTGCACCATTCATGATGACATCATCGATATCTGTCCGTCTATTATTTAATAGTTGGCTTAATTCAATCAAGAGAATCAATGAAAAGCCACTGCTTATTACTTTGGTAGTTTTAGCTTTTCCTTGAAAGAAGCTGGCTGCCATAAATCCAAAAGGCATTAACATAATCACATTTAAAAGATTATTGATTAACGAAGCTTCACCCTCAAAAGGAATGAAATTGACTTGCTCCCCACGCCATTGAAAGCCATACATTGAGATATCATATAGCGTTCCTGCACCTGTCACTTTAAACATCATCATCAAGTAAATACCAAAGATTAACAGCCAACCAAATGAGCGATCAAGCCCATGACGAATCAAATAAATGAGACACAATGGTGCTAGCACTGCCAGAAATTCATATCCTAAAAATAATAAACTATCCATCCTAAACCTCCCAAGCACTTTTAACCAGTATAGCAAAGACTGCCAAAGTAAAAATCATTCTATGGGCTGATTTATCTATAAAGGTATCTGTCTTTATTTAGGTAAAACAATTTTGAAAGTCGTTAAACCACGATTACTATGAACCGTAATATCCCCATTGTGAGCATTAACGATGTCTTTTGCAATGGCTAATCCTAAGCCAGACCCCGCATTTTGAGTTGTTCGCGCACGATTTAAACGAATGAATTTATCAAACATTTCTGACATCGCTTCTTCTGTCAAGGTATCGCCTTGATTGGCT from Vagococcus coleopterorum includes:
- a CDS encoding VanZ family protein, encoding MDSLLFLGYEFLAVLAPLCLIYLIRHGLDRSFGWLLIFGIYLMMMFKVTGAGTLYDISMYGFQWRGEQVNFIPFEGEASLINNLLNVIMLMPFGFMAASFFQGKAKTTKVISSGFSLILLIELSQLLNNRRTDIDDVIMNGAGLIIGLIIWKTCSLINSRLSLFNIKSPIKFQVITVVLIVFLSRFFLLNDYGLAKIIYNF
- a CDS encoding LPXTG cell wall anchor domain-containing protein, producing MRKKVFNVVITTLLLFGTVVGSITAFAVTNHPDFGGKTELLHQDENGNWVPVKSGETIGINETTKVHYDWSIPDNVVIEEGDTMTFPFPKELISTASAEFDITNENGEVLGHAVVDPENGQVIVTFTDYYQNNPEINRGGTIEFTTTWNNVEEGEEITINISDEGEITINVGGAGGIEENSELTKFGDYVPGEQGVENGKDYADWVVQINAKALQIKEAVYKDELGPNQKIIPDSIFGYYGHVENGQFVKAEPERMIDASKITLTENGFEVSLGDLTDPDPVVEIYYHAEITDGGAAGTYSNKGELTGKDYNGSNVESQTPEVSGGGQGQGEEVGKIEVIKFDSTNKEKLLSGAEFDVYNHAGMVVDHIIIAENGHGTTTKSHPFGEYKLIETKAPDGYELDKKEIPVTIKAGINQNVAIVEVGNKPIIPTKPEDPKDPKEPNDPKDPKDPKDPKDPKDPKDPEEPKEPTKFPKQQLPQTGESRNMILSVVGVLVIALVGLLGYKKIKK